Below is a genomic region from Cydia strobilella chromosome 1, ilCydStro3.1, whole genome shotgun sequence.
TACTCTCTTCGACAGGACTTGGATGTGATTTTTGAAGGACAGGTGTTGGTCGATGAGGAGACCTAAATACCTGACCGTTGAGCATCTAGTGATGTGGTTGCAGGAGCAAGGCGAGTACGTATTATCACAGTTATGAAGGGTTAAATGTATGGATGCCGGTGGAGTGGTTAAGATTGTTTTGCTGAAAGAGATGTAGTACGTTTTTTCTACATTTAGGGTAAGGAGGTTGCCGTCAAGCCAAGAAACTATTTTTGCTAGTCCCTCATTGGCCGCTGAGAACGTTTCTTCCCAGGTCTTCCCACAAAACGTTACCACAGTATCATCTGCATAACAGATCATGTTTGAGTCGGGAATATCTAGCTGCAGAAGGTCATTAATATATATTGTGAAAAGGGTTGGGCCAAGAATGCTCCCCTGCGGTACACCAAAGTTAACAGGAAGTTGGCTGCTAAGGAATTCACCAATTTTTACCGATTGCCGCCTATTTGTTAAGTAGCTTCTAAACCACAGCAAGGGGACACCTCTCACTCCTACTGCCTCCAGTTTTTTTAAGAGTATGGGGACTGAGACGGTGTCGAACGCTTTAGCAAGGTCTAGAAAAACGCCTATGCTTTTTTGGCCACTGTCTAGATGTTGTGAGATTATGTTAGTGAGGAGGACCGCGGCGTCTTCAGTGGACCTGCCTGATCTGAAACCAAACTGATTATCCGATATAATCGAATGTTTCTCCAGGAACTTAACAAGACGTTTATTCacaattttttctaataatttagaaaaaacaCTTAGTAGAGAAATAGGtctataattaattacagcattttgtatgaaattgtgctttctcttatgaaatatagtgatggttagcgttttgaatgcttgaactttgataaaatactggtgaattgttctgtaatcggctgtaatagcctgtctgagcaaaaatatgagatcataacctttcacacgtaagtacggtattttacaccttcctcttaacgcaatatgtgagaataacatcgtaaaattacgttacactcaaagcaatgtacaatcaaacgatttcaataaaaatatcacaattatttacgcaaattaacaaaacattatttgtaaaattatccgcccaaattacgtaggtaggtaggagtctgaggtcagccatttttaaacttcttcttaatatagctgcataacaatcatgttagggataccagatgaaaatatcataattttatgggtaattttaacctcgaagttttttcgtacttctaattccaaaaaataaataaacaaatgttgtgaagattaaatgtggtgtacattaattggtgtgattgagatttgtgatttctttaaattaaaacccataatacattttattttacgttttatttactaaacatgtttagttttgtaccaccttcgcgaattataggaggtatttcattgtatatacgcctaaaaagaacggcccattgacattttatttaacaattttttaataccgtcaaacaagctaattTTGCCTCTAGGGTAATCGCCCCagcgtgatatcaaatattggggtaatttttaccaatatggtatccccacgtttatgacgtcatctatgtctatcccttacgggcgcacgcgtatagctggtctatgtaatgctaggtctatggaatCCGCCCACACgctaaatgagggctatcgtttttttgctcaccagttggcgcctctgttgatggtggtccaaaagactaaagaacagctgtcagtcattgaagtgacaagtgacatttgacatttcaaactatggaaaagaccaccatctacactagcgcccctagcggcaaattcatacgcgttagccctcattcgatTTAATGGCCAACGCTTAGTCGAAAATTCAACAACGCTTCATAAGAAGCGCCACCGCTATcatgtgaataaatacacatgtatccatttgtgtcattcaaacgctttatcaacgcgcgttaaacggcgacggtctttccaccgcgatacaaccggctgacgatctGTTTTAATTCACAATGGCATCTTaattatcatctgacaaagtatcaaacgggaggcgatgacaactttttttacatgtttcggtggctgccattcctcaacccaccaacggagcggcagctgacgtccacgagcagttaaccactatacgagttatcgcctGGGATGCGATTGGttatggaaatctgttcctggctcgcggtctaataCGTATATGCATATTTTCATGAAACATTTAATGATTTATTATGGAGTTAAGATCTTGTGGGTTTAGAAATTATTCATCTGTTCTCCGGAAACCTGACATTACTAGCGGGAAGAGGGAAAGTTTCATATTGCAAAAATGTGTTTGAAAATAGCTCGCAATCCAAAAATAGCGCCGTGAATCCTCTTTGAGGCCAAATCGTCATATCCGGAAATAAAATGTTGCCATATATAAATGTAAAGTGGCAAATGCAGGCAGATATTTTAAACCTATTTGTTGTGCTACATAGCACATTCACCTTTAAAATAACAATGTGGAATGTAAAAAACtcatttttctattttatacaCTACTCCACTGAagaaattacattatttaaaatataaacataaattaactttttcaaataaatattatatttcgttTCTAGCAACTTTGGTCCACCTCTAGAAATGGTCGATTTTCCTGTTTGCTGTTCTCCACTCGTCGAGAGTGTgttaattttgttataaatcGCACTctattctaattattattatttcttaatattagttatttttatattttatttaaaacttgaagAACTGGTGTTATTGAGCATAAATGGTTATTATTGCATAAAACGACTCAGTGGTACTTTTGCGTTGAGACGGGAGCCATCTTGCAATCTCTAATCAAAGGTCCTTGGCTCACAGTTTCGTTGTCTAGTTGAAAGTCAGTTTATTCCATCATAAAATAATCAAATGGCGTTAAAACGAATTAATAGGGTACGTATTGTTAAGCGTGATTTCTATTTATATGAATGAATTGGTTCTTGAACAGAGTGTGGTAAAATATGTATCCAGACTTGGAAGTGAACGTTTCGTCATTGTGAATACCTATTATCAAAATTCCTTCTGGATAATTCCTAGTGTGTGATTATTTTTCTGTAAAGGTGTGGACTATAACAATTTGCAAGTTACGATACGGTTTCTATAAAATAACGGTGAATCAATGTTCTACGTAGGTGACAATTCTGTGCACACGGCGTACATAAAATGTCGGAATAATGTGCCAATTTTAAAGTTTTCTTGGCTTTTCATGATGTGggaaacttaaaaatatggaAATTATATCTTACAAAATTGCTTTATGAAAGGATTATCTCTGGCATACTTggttgtaagtttgtgaccgaACCTCGACTTTATTTTGCAAATGATGACATGTCCGACTGATTTTGGTATTGTTTCTGGTCGTGTTGTGACACTGTGTACACGTCTTGCGGTTTCACTTTCAGGAATTACAAGACCTTGGCAGAGATCCCCCGGCACAATGTTCTGCAGGACCACACGGCGAAGACCGTGAGTACTAGCCCTATTGATCTATGTGCTTATAGTTCTTGTGACTCATTGTCGCATTACAATAATAGTGAGAAATTAGTCAATGGTTACTGTTTCATAGCATACTCTAGATACAGTGAAAGCTATACAATGCTTCTCAATTGACATGTGATGTAAACATTTGTCATTGTGAGAATCCTTGTACTCAATATCAtgagtatatatttaatataaactgATTTCAATGTATACTTAGCAGAAGGAAACCCTCCATGAAACCATtctgaattattttatgaattaataATGAATTTACTTAATTCAGGAAAGTAATTGGATCTGTTAGTGCATTTATTAGTTCAAATAATGTacttgcttttttttttcagtcttcCATTGGCAAGCCACAATTATGGGTCCAGTAAGTAGCTTtcttttacaaaatttaattcctaagtacctatttttaaacaaaatataataagtaaccatcttttgttttaattgcagGTCGACAGTCCGTATCAAGGAGGAGTATTCTTCCTGACTATACATTTCCCAACAGATTATCCATTCAAGCCACCCAAAGTTGCATTTACAACACGTATCTATCATCCCAACATAAACAGTAATGGCTCCATCTGCCTTGACATTCTGCGCTCACAGTGGTCCCCAGCGCTCACCATATCTAAAGGTATAATATCTAACCATCGTCAATATCTATCTAATCAGTGCCTCTATCATTAAGCATTGTCATTATTATCAATGTGTATTAGTATGTATATTGTCCTTTAGTGTgcatagtacagtcagcatctaaTTAATGGTAAAAGCCAAAGTAGCTAAATAATTTGCAGTAAAATTTTCTTCCTAATATGAAAATGTGCTGCAATTTATTTCACTACTTAGTCTGGATACGGTTTGAACCTCAAGCATAGCTGTGTTAAAGATATAGTTGATTTGTGTCAATGATGATGACTAAGATTTGTATGGCAATTGGTCAACAGACAatgcaatggggttggcaactttcaaaggtttgcagagatggtgccatcatagcttgcccctttttctatgagatttggcttaaagggctggcatccagggcattaaaaaaacaaaaatttgacaattctagggattcacagggcaagctatgctggcgccatctgctaattattttcaACCCCATTGCAAAAACTATTTGACAGTACTTAAAAAATGACAAAAGCAATAACAGAAGAAATACTTTTAATGTGAAACATTTATCCCTGTTATGtgtcatttatttatgattttaccTTTTACATAGATAGTACATGCTTAAAGGTTGAGAACCTGTAGGCattgttttttcttcatttttaaCTAAATTGAAGATTTGTTGCGTGTGTGAGCCTAATTGTTTTTGCAACCACGATGACAATGTCTGGTAATACTGCATTCATTTAGGTAAAGCAAAAGTGGGATGCATGatgttatacaataaaatacgagGTAATTTCCAGCTGTTAGCCAGCTGTTCCTAGTAGGAAATTCCCATCACCTTGTTAGGTTATAAAAGTGCACTATTAAATttctactaaataaataaataaacaattttaaaaataaaattgttattgcagcaacagaagtacatattaaaaattttcCTATCTCTATTATTTCTGTTTTCTATTGTAGTTGATTGAGTTGTTTGCCTGCTGACAGGCAAATGGGCATTGGAGGCTTAGTAACAGGATTTTGTTCAAATGCTTAGTATTAAGGTTTCAGAACCCATAGAAGCTATTTTccagttgttgttgttgataaTGTAATCAATTTCAAGATCTTTAGGAAGTTTTATCCCAAGCTTTTCAAATATCTTACTTAATACTGGTACCactatttttttgtagtttaggTATGTTGAGATAGGCATTGCTACCCAACTCTGTTGGGTCAATGAACTTTTGGCCTTCTATCTTTATCTGATAAGTGTTTTCCTTTGTGGCTTTTACATTACTGATTCTCATATATTTTAGACTGCCCAAATTGTATTGGGGAGATGTTTTGGGCACCTAAATGTTGTTATATATCTGATGGGTATATTGTATATTAACTGTAATTCTATGCACCATCATTGACAtagtttttaaatcttattgcaATGAGATAAGGTCCACCAATATTTAGCTGACATGTGTTGCTACCGCCATTAGGTTAAAGTTATGtgcagcatagagtaactgatactagagcggtactgtcatagtaaattttgtaaccccagtaaattcactgccatctgtcgacacactttaaaactaaaaatgaagatttataaaaatacgatagaatgtatttaaatatagataaatgattttttttatttgcattaattatttttatgattttgacccatgttctttcactgatatgcgttaaaattgttaaataacaaacgaaaccgtcaacgccatctatacgactgtaggccaaaactagtagcgccctctgaacgagaatcaaattttcttgattttcgaggcacgttttttccttagactgtatccatctattacggagttatatctatctttgtgtgCAGCAATCGTCATTTATCTTTGGCTACAGATAGCCTTTTCTGTGTTTTGAAAAATTACTACTACTATTCACCAAATAACCTAACTTAATGCCGACTCACACTAATTATAATTTTCGTGAATTGATTTTAATGTACTCAATTATTTCCTTCCAGTGTTGCTCTCAATCTGCTCGCTGTTATGTGATCCAAACCCAGACGACCCATTGGTGCCAGAAATTGCTAGGATCTACAAAACGGACAGAGAAAAGTACAATGAACTAGCCCGTGAGTGGACGAGGAAGTATGCCATGTGATGAGTCAAGCGTGACGTCAgcaacacatacacacacacatcgcCACAGCCCGGGCTCCCATCCCTCCCGTTCCCAACCCAGTCTCCTACTTCAAACTGTGTTCCGCTGAAATCTTCATCAATGACCTAAATTAACTGAACTTGTATAAATTGTTTACATTCACTAGGGTCTGCCTAATTTATGTCTTgtccaataatattttttatgcaaATAATTGCATCCTAAGTAAACTCGTTAAACATGTGCAAATATAGTTTCTGTTTATCTAATAAGATACATTTTCTACATAAGAGCAAAATTCTATTCCGTTAAACATTGATGTGTCAGTAGATGTCTTAATGCATTATTCTCATTTAGTTGAAGTTAAACATTAGTTAAATTTACATGATTTGAATAATTGTATTCTTAAAGAATTTGTACTTTAACTAGATCTAAATTGCATTGTGAAACTGTACAATAGCCATATGATTAAGAAACGGAGCGTTTATTGCTTACTCTTACTACAGTCCGATTGATTCACTTAGGAATTTGTCAATGAATTGTATGAAAGGCTCGTAAGTGTTCAGAACATATGAGTAATATAAGTAAGTGGTATTACGAAATGAGCTCGTTGACGGAGTCGAGTGggtgttaatttttttactagagaaacaatcttttttttaagttagtaAATGTAGCGTGCTACAGACCAGACTGACATCTGTTAAAATGGTCAGTTTTCTTTCATCCacaatattttcaaaggaaGGAAAACGCTCCAATAGCTACAACATTCAGTATAAATTACAGTGTATCTCATAAGATCATAAGTTACGATTAATCTAGATTTTTTCAATATGGcgttctttataattttatctaatATATATTGTGGTTGTAAGGATACTTGCGTTGTAATTTCCACGAATAATCCTATCCACGTACCATCCCACGTTCCTGGGACAGACCGACAGCGGCGCGGCCGCGGCTGGCCCGTCACCCGCGTGGCAAGCGTGTGTTGCCAACTGCTACAAAAGGGACATTATGTGCTGGTTCAACACAGACAGGGAGATTAAAATTAAAGCTTTTCAAATTGTAATCAATCGACAAGTTGTATTTTAGCTTCACTAAATTGTAAGaaacaataaattattgtgTATGTAAATAACGGCGAGCTTTA
It encodes:
- the LOC134741975 gene encoding ubiquitin-conjugating enzyme E2-17 kDa, with the translated sequence MALKRINRELQDLGRDPPAQCSAGPHGEDLFHWQATIMGPVDSPYQGGVFFLTIHFPTDYPFKPPKVAFTTRIYHPNINSNGSICLDILRSQWSPALTISKVLLSICSLLCDPNPDDPLVPEIARIYKTDREKYNELAREWTRKYAM